The window TTCAAGGCACAAGGATGTCACAATGCTTAAACCTGAGTCTCCTGGAGGTCTAGAGCTGCACTTTTTCCTATTCAACTTGTGTTCAGATGTGGCAACACTGTGCTACTTCCTATAAAATAGGAAGTGACACTGAGACAATAAAATCATCCTATGAAAAGAATGTGACCAAAAAATAGGACATTTTTCTCAGCTGGACAGTTCCAAGGGGCCACTAACAGACATAAAACACCTAGCAGGGCAACTCTCCAAAGAAAGGAAGCAATTTTTACCAGGAGAAAAGAACCTACACGTAGTTGCAGCAGTGGCTGGAAGCAGAGTGATGTTTTTGGAACAATTCTTCTTCACTGGAGTTGCCGGTATTTCGTTTTCTTTTTTCCGCCTTTTATATGGCACAAAGAGTCGTATAGGGCCACTCTGGGTAGAAAAACaccagaaagaaaatgaaaagaaaaaaggaaaaggcattAGCTAAGGCATCTCTTTGGAGACTTTGGTTTTACACTCATCTTTCCAGGAACAGAAGCACAGATCCCTATGCATGATGTGTGGTTTGCAACAACAGACCAAAGCACTTAAAAGTTTTCCAAACAAAAAGAACtttgaataaaaaagaaaagttaaacTCAGCTCCCTCCAGCTGAAGAGGCACAAATTCAACATCTTCCCACTATTATTTAAGGAGTAGAACCGGGCAGATAAtcagctgctggccaaggtggtggaagaaaagagaaaaagagggaggagAAGAGAGGAAGAAGTTCCAGGCTAGAAAATGAGCACATCAGCCAGTTCATAGCAGAAAAGAAAGGCAAAGCACCAGGTCAAGATAAAGTCTTCTGCTTCAGGATTTAAATCTCATTTTTGAAACAAGCTAGCAAAAAAATCAAACTCCTAATCaactaacaaaaaaccccaagtagttttaaaatgaaaatactgaCCTATCATAAGATTGTTACTTctttacaaaaatattttccaacTCAAAACATTGTGAAATTTGAGTCAAAAATCATGAATAGCACTGACATCCCCAAAAGGCATTTTGCATAGATATATTAattagaaaatgagaaaaaaaaaaagaaaaaaagcactaAGTAGGATCTACTTTTACTGAGGGTCTGCAATAATGCCAGCAGCTCCTTATCTCCTTTCTccacagggcagggacaaagcAGTTGTCCCTGAACACTCATGTGTCAGGGCACTCAATTCCCAGGACATTCATGACCTGCTCACCCAAGAGCTGTGTGGCAACTTGACTGGTTAATTTGTCCAACAAAAATAATTAGTTCCTAAAGTAATGGATGTAAAGCCTCCCACTCACCAGGGTCATGTCGTCACAGCAAGCAGCACAAGTACACGAGGCAGCATGGGGATTTAAAATCCCATCCTGGAATCAGAAGTCACCAGTTCAGCATGAGAGTCACCAAAATCACCCAGAGCACACCTTGATCCTGCTAAAAAATGTGGATGGCTCCCAGAGTGGTACCCATTCCCTCCTGGATGCTGTACAGTGCAATGGGGTGAGAGGGTCaaaggagagaaaaggaaaaccaaaCCATTTCCACACCCAAAGGCCAGGATATATGAATTTGAGATTTGATTTCTGCTCAAACAGAAATCGACTGTCAGCCTAGTGGTTATGCCAAGTTCTCCAGGAGACTCAAATAGAGGACCCAAATAATgaatggtgaaaatgaagaaTGTGTGGCAGGCAAAGACATTGAAGGAGTTCAGGACACTGAATTACAGTATCACAGGTGAGAGCTCAACTCCTGTGACAGAGCTCAAGGCTGGACTTCACCCTGCAGAAACTCTTTCCCAGTGTGCTTTTGAGACATATGAAAACCAATTCCCCTACATCACTGCCCCTCAACCAAACCAAGCACTGCTCCTGGTGCCATCACACCTGGCTCCAGCTGCCCCTTCCTGCAGAAAGGAGGGAGCAAACTTAACCGTACGTGGATAAGGCACTGCAGGGGCCGCCCGGCGTAGCGGATGCTCCTCTTCCAGTCCTTGCTGCTGGCTCGCCCCGCCATGGCCTCGAACTCCGTGGGGCTGTACCAGTTGTCCCCTTGCTTAATGCACCTGCCCCGGCCTCCTGCAGTAAAGCAACAAAATACTCTGTTAGTCCAGGTTAAGGATAATTTTGCCACTTCTCtaaagaagaaaatattaaaattgcTGGACAAAATAGCAGTTAATCTGTAAGAACCACTAAATATACCCATTGCTCTTGGGTAACTATGTCCATTTATTATCATGGCTGTGACAATGATGGGCATGTTCAGAGCTCCAACTCTGGGTCTCAAAAGGCTGTAAAAATTACTCCTCCGTAAAAAAGAAAAGTCTTTATTGGACAAACACCACAAATTTAAGTCTTTCCTCAATGTGCAATTAAATTTCTGATCTTTTTTGTGTTTGTGGTGGGTTTAGAAAAAAACTTTGTGCCCACAAAGCAAGCACTGCACTGCGCAGCCAGGCTggctggcaatttctgctgcagcTTCCCCAGCTTCCCCACAGGGATAAAAGACAAGAGGAAGAGCTCAGAAGCCCCGTGAAGAGAAAAAACTATTTGCATTCCAGCAGGGATTCTTCAGAGTTTTGCAAAAACACGAGTCTACTTATGAGACAAAAAAATCATTAAAGGAGTGAGCCTATTACTGAGGAGACTCACTGCATGGCAGCCTGGATATTTGCAGGTTTAAGAAAAAGTTAAAAACCCtctgaagaaaaagcaaaacaaaagggAACAGTAAAATCAAAAGACTCTGGGCTGTCTTGGAAActctcttggttttttttcctgtcacgATCAGCCCTTAAGAACAGCCTGATTAAAAGAGTAGAGCAGGAAGAGAAGGAGCTGTGCCCCTCCTCAGCCTGGTGGCAGTTACCTGAGCCCAGCCTGTTCTTGTACAGAATGCCGCTGATATTCCGGCACCGCACCGGGAGCTCGTTCTCGTACACGGACGGGTCCCAGTTGTACTTGGTTCCACTCTTCCCCTGGACGGCTGCCAGAGGGGTAGGAGGAGACTGTGGTCCTTgcaggaaagagaaaagaaaggtgtCAGCAACCAAAAGGCAGAGTGGTGTTCCATCCCATGCCTGGCTGGGTTGACTGGAGCAGCTGGAACGCCCCCATAATgaagcagcacaaaaagctcagCCTGAATGAACTGAGAATTAAGCAAAGAGGACCTGAGGAAATGGGCTCTAACAGGGAATAACTCTGAGACTGTGACCTGATCCTTACACCACGTGTAAGCTATGGTGAAAGGAGCTGGCTGGAGATTCCCCTTCCCAGAGCCCATCCTGTGGGAAGCTCTGGAGCACTGAAGGTTTGCTGTGCCATCTCGTGGGCGACAAGGAaactgccaggcagccctgaacAAAACCTCAGCGACACAGACACTAAAGTATCAGCCTGAATGGACATGAAAATGCGTTCCAGGAGCCGTGGAAAGAACACGTGCAGAACTGGGAGACACAGATTTTTATTAACCATGTTAAAATTATCCGTGTGCCCTTGGGGGTGGGATGGGTGTAGAAAGCCTGGTAACAGGGCAAGATTTTTCAAGCAGCTTCTTTGCCAGGGTTCGGGCAAAGAATGAAGAAATTGAACACATTtctgacaggaaaaaaattaaaaaacaaaaaaaggactcTTTCATTCCCAAGAAATACACAAAATACTGTGTGAGGCCTTGATatcttaaaagtcttttccaatCTGAACAACTTTATAGTttttaaaagagggaaaagcatcCTTATAAAATTATGCACATAGTTTTAGATTCCAGAAAGATGAGTGGAGTAGAAGCCATCCCTGTGGGAGAGTGACCCACCAGAAGCAGACTGTCTAATACCTGGTGTGAGAGGTGCTGAAGGCCCCTTGATCCCGGTGGTTTCGACGATGCTGCCATCCGTGTGCACCACTATCAGAGTGGCTTTCTCAGGGTTCAAGCTGTCCCCAATTTGGAGGGCTGTTCTCCCAGACTGCAGAAGAAATAAAGAGTTTAAATTGATTAAAACATTTCAACACAAATAGATTTCACAGGCACCCCAAAACTCCAATCTGTATGGCAGTTATTAGGTTAATTTTTGAGTCTCTGAAACAAATTCAAAGATTTCATGTTCCAGGTTACCAGCTCTGTTACCAGACAAATATGTGGGGTGGAAAGGTAAAAAAGTTAGGAATAAAAGCCCTGTATGTCCCCCAGCTAATGGGTTTGTAGATTAGTGCCTGGATATTACAATGAAAACAAGCCTTTGACCTTAGTACAGCTCTTCATTTACACTGAGAAACTTTGTCAAGGCCCTCAAATGAAAGGACAGACTTACCAACACATGTCCTGAAATTGAAGCTGCATTGGCCACAGACGTGGTGAAAACATTGTCTGCAGAGGCCCCCACGTTGGCTACTGTCACTGTGGTGACTTCTGGAATGTAAAACAGGGTTAATTTAATTTTCTGCTTCATGCAGAGAGCCTGATGAACATCTGAAaaattccttcttccttcctttctaaattaatttcatttttcattgcACCTGTAAGTTGTTAGGAACACAATCATTCTGATTTCTATTAATCTTTGGGTTCAACAGGCTTTAACCTCCATGAAACCAGGGCAGTCACTATCAGTGTGATGAACGAAGAGAAAAATAAGTATGGTGCCTGTACTAGGGATACTCCAAGCCGTGGTGCTTTTATTTAAATAGGGGTGACTGGCAGACATCAGGATAAATTGAACAACAGATTCTGCCCGTGTCATGTATTAATTCCCATGGTGCCATGACCTGTGCACGTCGCCCAGTTAAGAGCTGACAACGGCACAGCCCAGCGCTCCTGCAGTGTTCAGCGCTTGGCCTGGCTCAAATCTCTGGGTTCCCACGTGGGTGAGGGTGAAAGAACAACAGCCGCTGAGGCGGGCGAAGGCTCTGGCCTCTGTGGCAGTGCAGCTCGGCTGCACGACGCTGCTGTGTGACTGGGGGCGCTTGGCTGTGCGGACACGGGGCCGCGGCTCAGGCGCACCGGGCGCCTCCCGCTCTTTACTGTGTGTGAAGGGGCGGAGTGTGGGATTCGGCGAGGCGGTGGGAGCGCTCCCTGAGGGAGCTCGCTGTCCCAGCCCGAGCCCCGGGGGCTGTGTGGGGGCCGGAGcccgggctgggggagccccgggCGGGCTGAGGGAGCGCTGCCCGCCCTGACCTGCGaaggcagcggcggcggcggcctcgTCGGCGCTTGGCATTGGCGGTGCTCCCATCTCGATGTGCCCGGCGTCTGCCGCCATCACCGTTAccgcctcctcctgctcctcgggCTCCGCCTCCCCCTCCGCTGCCTGCGGTGGCTCCCGCTGCTGCCCCGGTCCCGCGGGCAAATCGAGCTGTCTGGCGGCCGAGTCGCCGTCGCGCTGCTCCATGCGCGGGGCCGGGGGTGGCCGAGCCCGCTCCGCCTCCCCCCCCGGGCGCGCCTGAGGGGGGTCCTGCGGGCAGGGGGGACCGGCGAGCCGAGCGCAGCCGAGTCTGCCCGACCGCTGACGAACGTGTTCGGGGCCTTTCGACCGAGTTCCGATGAGGCCCGAAGCGGCCCGAGCCGCTCGGGCCCCGTGCGAATGCGGCCGGCGCGCGCGCTCCCTGCCGGCTGGCCAATGGGGCGCGGCCGAGTCCGCGCGGCGCGGCCCGAAGCGGTACCTGACGGATCGGGTGAGACCCGAGCCCGCCCGAACGCGGCCGAGTCCCCGAGCGGTGCGGCCCGGCGAGGCGAAGAGTCCCGAGCGCGCTCGAGCGGTGTCCGATCTCAGCCGAAGGCGGTAGCGAGAAGCGCCGATGTGTGCCGAGTCCTCTCCGATCGCGCCCGAGCTCCGCTCGCCGGCCCGAACGGAGACGCCCGAACGGGCAGCGCCCGAATCCGCCCGAAAGCGACCGAACCGGGCCGAACGCTCCGATCGCTCCCGAAGGCGGGTGGGCGGGGCGAGTGGCCGCGCGGGGGCTGCCGGGACGGCGGAGGACCGGCGGGCGGGGTGGGGGCGTCAAGATGGCGGTGCCGAGCCGAGGTGAGCTGTGTCGCGATAGCAACGCGACAGCGACACGACAGCCCTTTCCGGGGCACCGCGGGGGGCTGTCTCCCACCGAGCTAGAGGTGATCTCTCGCGGGGGGACATGACTAGAGCGAGGCGGGGCCGAGGTCGAGCCCAGCCCCGTTGGCATATCGCGACAATCCCGGCACGCTGGGGAGATCCCGGTGGCGCCGCGAGCCGGGGCTTGGCGCATGTGCGGGCTGAGGAGCATTTGACCCCGGGAAAGACGCTTTCCTGAGGCCGAGAGACGCCTCGTGAAAATCCAGATCTTTGCTTCAGTTTAGGAACTGCTGGgattcagaggggaaaaaatttcATCCTTAATGTGGTCAAAATCATTAGTTTCCAAGTCTTTCGCCGAGGTCAGAGTTTACTCCCAAAAATGTAAATTTTTGGTTGGAGTAGATAAAGGTGGCTGAGAACATTTGTGCTGAATtcataaaaaaaaatcctaatccCAAGACTGTGCAATGAGGTACTCTGGGCGATGCTAACCACATCTCTGCCTTTAATAAAGTTTTATGTTAAAAATGAAACCTTTCTGTTTGAAAATGGGCCATGTTCCACCTCAAATCCCCATTCTCAGTGTCACTCACTCTAAAATCAGCACCAGGCTGGGTAGATAACCAAGATTTTGGTGGGTAAAGCACTGAAATGATACATTCAGGCTGTTTAATGATCCCTCTTGGCTCTGTGTGCTCGGGGGTTCGGGGTTTATCCCTGTGAAATGTCCCGCTCGCTCGGAGGGAGGCAGCACATCCTCAGCAACTGCGGCTGCCATCccctcctggagcagctgcaggaggctCACTGCCCTCTCCGGGAAAGGATTTAGGAAAGAAGAGTTCACTTATAAAGATGGGGAACTGCCCTGAGGGAATTCACTCGGAGTTCCCTGTGGGAATTCCATGGCTTTGACTATCATACAATTCAGAATCAGTGGTGTAGCTGCAGTTTTGAATATTGAATgaacatggaatcatggaatcctggaatggtttaggttggaagagaccttgaaaCTCATCcacctttcactatcccaggctgctccaagccccatccagcctggccctggacactgccagggatggggcagccacagcttccctgggcaccctgtgccagggcctcagcaccctcctgggaaggatttcttcccagtATCAAAgcaattcccccttgtcctgtcactcctaaGGGACAGGATGAGTGCTGGAGCCCCCGGTCCCTGTACAGAGAGCTGAGAGGATCAGGTCCAGGAGACATTTCAGATCATGGACACATGAATCACCTAAAATAATGTGCCTGTTCCCACTGTGTTCCCAAACTGGACACCTTAATTAGCTGCCTGGAGTTAGGGAGAATTAATTTGGGTCTAAATGCATAAAATTCTGAGGTGAAGAGGATGTTGAGCTCAGGAACACAGGGATGAGGATGGCGGTGTGACAATGATGAGCTATCCCTGAGGAGACAGATGAAATGGCCTTTCACAGGTTTTACTCTCCCTGGAACAGAAATCCCAACTGTGCAATTCCTCATGTGTCTGAGAGGCTGAGAATATTAATGAGGAACTCAAGATGTGCTTTAGTAGGTTGGTGCCATCCTGTTGCATGGGAATTTTACGTGATTTTTGCAGAAAATAATAAGGATAAAAGTGAAATGTGTTGGTTGGGAATACTTGCTTTGATTTCTGTGGGCTGTCAGAACACACTGAGGTTGGATGTTGGATGTGGAATGACTTTGTGAAGGGAACTGGTTTGGAGAGATGACATTTGGAGGGATGGTATTTAGAGGAACCCGGGAGCCCTGTGTTCTCCACAAACTTTCTCACAATTTACAAGCAAATGGATCCCATGTTCACCTCCTTCCTGCATAGTTAGAGGGGATGAAGTGTCATCTgctaggacaggacaggacaggatgaACAAGTTCTGGATAATGTCTGTGCACTCCTTCAGGCTTTGAAAGAGCCTAAAGTTCCTCAATGAAACAGTAGggattttccccaaattatttgagACTTCATCTACTTGAAAAGGTTATTTTTGGAACCTGAAGTCTACAAAATAACTGTTCCTGGGAGATGAGAAAAGAGATTCCTCTCAGAATTTAGATACCACTGTTAGAATGTTTCTGGATTTAGAcatattttcttctctttgtttTCTCCTTCTCCATGGAAAGGAAGAACATCAGAGATTGTATCCTTTCTGTACCACTGCTCCCTCCATGCAAGACTCCTGGAGAAGATTGCCTCAAGTGGATTCCTGTCTTCTGTCCAGTAACTGCACACTGCTGGGTCTGTGCTCCTGAATTTTCTgtcagtgtcatccacaggaagCACAACTGGGACCACGTCGCTTCCAGTGGAAGATGTTTGGTGCAGGTTTAGCTGGGATTTGCTCCTCAGGGGCTTCTGCTCCTGCAGAAACCTCTTTAGCCCCCCTGCAGTCATGATTTAACCCATTTTCTTCAGAAAGGAGGTTAAAAATTGGATTTATGGACTGGTGGACACACCCCCTTCATCACAGCTCACAGGCAGCTGACACAGCTGACAAGGGGTAGTAAAAGCAGCCCTCAGCAGTAACTTCCTCCTCTCTTACAGTAAGTTACCCCACCTTTACTCCTGCCAAGATACAAGTAACCTCCAAGGAGGAGACACCCTTGGCTCTGGAGATTTCCATGCTTAGAACCTATCTAG is drawn from Melospiza melodia melodia isolate bMelMel2 chromosome 6, bMelMel2.pri, whole genome shotgun sequence and contains these coding sequences:
- the DEAF1 gene encoding deformed epidermal autoregulatory factor 1 homolog isoform X1, which translates into the protein MEQRDGDSAARQLDLPAGPGQQREPPQAAEGEAEPEEQEEAVTVMAADAGHIEMGAPPMPSADEAAAAAAFAEVTTVTVANVGASADNVFTTSVANAASISGHVLSGRTALQIGDSLNPEKATLIVVHTDGSIVETTGIKGPSAPLTPGPQSPPTPLAAVQGKSGTKYNWDPSVYENELPVRCRNISGILYKNRLGSGGRGRCIKQGDNWYSPTEFEAMAGRASSKDWKRSIRYAGRPLQCLIHDGILNPHAASCTCAACCDDMTLSGPIRLFVPYKRRKKENEIPATPVKKNCSKNITLLPATAATTFTVTPSGQITTSGALTFDRASTVEATAIISESPAQGDVFTGATVQDTNVQQPCRVSHPEPHYPSYQDNCQISPFPEAALPTSHPKIVLTSLPALAVPPPTPTKAMSPSVVNGLEVTEQRSWLYLEEMVNSLLSTAQQLKTLIEQAKQASSSFREAAVTQAKIQADVERKEQYQSQLFQQTEDVDGKTEIIIKQSCVNCGREATNECTGCHKVNYCSTFCQRKDWKDHQHICGPSATVTVQGDEVHVSDNVMEKVTV